Proteins co-encoded in one Rhopalosiphum maidis isolate BTI-1 chromosome 2, ASM367621v3, whole genome shotgun sequence genomic window:
- the LOC113552495 gene encoding ATP synthase subunit s, mitochondrial-like, whose amino-acid sequence MMMLTTLKSLFFRKNIIEMNKRYLWQWIDNTFNCLDDDRIKEIGPNLACAEWLMKNGARVRWKGCKEYVSHYDCLPNTTSIHLKQFVIEQVYAGKEASISHIGFSYFKNCKNISKVEFDKCDSINNEALIKLNILKDYLTNLKINDCVNVSDQGIRSLEQLQALKYLELKNVKILSEPVTMIAHLKTKLPECNVQYYNEFLVQLDIVGGDMM is encoded by the exons ATGATGATgttaacaactttaaaatctctgttttttagaaaaaatattattgaaatgaatAAACGTTATTTATGGCAGTGGATCGATAACACATTCAATTG tttggacGATGATCGTATCAAAGAAATTGGACCAAATTTGGCATGTGCCGAATGGCTCATGAAAAATGGGGCACGAGTAAGATGGAAAGGTTGTAAGGAATACGTCAGCCATTATGACTGCTTGCCAAACACCACATCAATTCACTTGAAACAGTTCGTAATAGAGCAGGTTTATGCGGGAAAAGAAGCATCGATCTCGCACATAggatttagttatttta aaaactgtaaaaatatttcaaaagtgGAATTTGATAAAtgtgattcaattaataatgaagcattaattaaacttaatatattgaaagatTACCtcacaaatttgaaaattaatgacTGTGTAAACGTTTCTGACCAAGGAATAAGGTCATTGGAGCAACTTCA agcattaaaatatttggagttgaaaaatgtaaaaattttaagcgAACCTGTAACTATGATTGCTCATTTAAAAACCAAGTTGCCAGAAtgcaatgtacaatattataatgaatt TCTTGTTCAATTAGACATTGTTGGAGGTGATATGATGTGA